ATTCATTGTCCAGCATCGACAGCACTAGCACTTTTAAGTCTGGGTGCCGCCGCTGCAGCAGATTTATGGCCTCCAGGCCATCCATGTCAGGCATGCTGATGTCCAGCAGCACGATATCAGCGGGCACGGAGGTGAGCAACTCCAGCAACTCGCTGCCGCTGGCGGCTTCTCCGGCAACCTCAATTGCCTCATCCTCCGTCAGCAGCGCTTTTATACCCTCCCTGAACAGTCTGTGGTCATCAGTGAGAACCAGTTTTATCATATATGCTTACGTGTGTCTGTGTTGAAGACTTTTGATTGAGGAAGACAGGCGTCTTATACGTTTCAGCCCAACAAGACAATGTAGTTTTTCCCTAACTATCAAATGTTAGCCGAAGTCCGGGCAGTTCCTTTTGGCGCCCCCCGGAAGGTAGCCGCCACTGCACTGCTTTGCTATATATAAAGATAGACAGGGACTAGTATTCAATACTAACCTCAATAAAACATTACGTATAAACTCAAGTCTTTTTACGTATTTCCCCGTACGCTGCAGTTGCACTTTACAAATTTTATGCCTTTTTATGGCCTGTCGCGGCTCGGCTATACAAGACCTGTACATTCTCCTTTTCTATCGCTTTATCTTGCTCCGTTATAACAGGGAAGCGCCTGCCATATAAAGGCTGGCGCTTCCCTGTTGCGGTTTATATAGCGCTACAGGCGGTTCAGTAACCGGAGTCTCTGTTGGGGTCGTGGTTGGTGTAGCCGCCCCTGTCGGCATTGGCGGCATAGCGTCCGTAGTCGGGGGTGTCCGTGGAGCGGGAGCCGCCGTAGTTTCGGCCGCCGTAGGGGCTGCTGGTGCCTATGGCGTAATCATCCCCGAAATGCCGGGGGCTGTAGTTCGGCATGCCTCTGTCAGAATGTAAGCCTGAGTTGCCGTAGCCGCCGCCATATCCCGAAGTGGACACGTAATCGCCCATGTTGCCGCCGCTGCCGCTCATGGAGCCGTAACGGGCGGAGCCGCCGAAATCGCCTTTGGCGCTGTAGTTGGCGCCGCCAAAGGCAGCGCCGCTGTAGCCGCTCATCCTACCGGTGCCGTAGCCCTGCTCCAACTGCGCGTTCCGCTCCCGCTGCATTTCACTCGCGGTATCGTAGCGGTCAGAGGTGCCCCCAAAGCCGGAGATGCCATATCCCTGGCGCACATCACCCAGCATGCCACGGTCGCCGCGCGTGTTCTCGTAGTAATTGCGCTCCATGTCATGGTCGCGGCTGCGGTAGTTCCGGAAATCGTCCCTGTCGCTGCGCCTTCCCGCATCGTAATCGCGGCCACTGTCGCTGCGGGAGCGGCTGTTGCCATAGTCGTGCTCGTAGGCGGAGTCTCTGTAGAAATTGTCGCTGTCGCTGCCTTGTCGGCGGCTGCTCCGATACTCCCGCTCAAACTGATTACCGGGGTGGCGGTGCTCTCTGTTGTTCCAGTCCCGGTCATGCCTGTATTCGTTGCCATAGCCACCCTGGAGATAGCGGTTCCTGTCGTTTCTGTCCATTGCGTTTCAGTAAGGTTATATATAAAGATTCCTGTTTCTTCTAACGTAGTCCAGCGGTGTCGGTTTTTCAAAAGGTGTCGCCTAAAAAAGGCCTGCTTTCTGAGCAGGTCTTTCAGGCATTATATTCTCTTCCGGCTATCTGCTCCTGTCCTCGCGGTTTCGGTACGGGAACGGGTCGCTGTCACGACCGCGCGGGTTGTTGCCGCCGCCGTGGGAGAAGCGCTCGTTGCGGCTGGCGTTGCCGTAGTTTCCACGGCTGCCCGCGCTGCGCTCCCGGTCCTCGTCGCGGTTGTTGTAGCCGGTGGAGCCGTAGCCGGTGTTGCCGTATTCCCTGAAGCTGTTGTCGTAACCGATGCTGCCACGGCCTGTGCCGCCGTAATCTTCGCGCCGTTCATTGTCGCCCTGGTTCCCGTATGTGCGCCGGCTGTCGGGGCCGTAGTTGTAGTACATGTAATCGCTGTAGTCGCTGCTGCCAGCAAAGGATCCGTGGTTGCGGCTTTCGTCGTCGGTGTAGTCGCCGTAGCCGTTCCGCACGTGCTCCGACTGGTTTCTGCCGCCTGCTTCGTTATGCGGGCCGTGGCCGCGGTTGGGGCCGTAGCTGGTGTGGCCGTAGGTCGAGCCGCCCCCGTAGGTGCTGCCCCCTTCGCCGTAGCGGGTGTAGTCGCCGTAGGCCCTGGTATAGTTGGAGCCGCGTGGGCCGCTATCGTTTCGCTGGCTGTCATGGTTTCTGGAGTCACCGCTGCTGGCCCTGTCATCGCCCATGCGGTTGGTGCGGCGGTTGCCGTGCTCGTCAAAGTCGGCGTAGTGGTTGCGGTAGGTTCGGTTGCTGTTTTCTCTGTCTCTGTTCATAGCTTTTGGTGTTGATGAAAGATAGTGTTATAACGCAGGCAGTAGCGGCTTGTTATCCTAACCCGCCCCTGGCACAAACTCTGGCTCCGCGAAACAGGTATATATCAGCCTGATATAAAACGACTATGGAGCATCAGCTATATATAGGCACCTCGGGCTGGCACTACAAACACTGGATGGGCACTTTCTACCCTCCGGAAGTGAAGCCGAAGCAGTTTACTGACTATTACACTCGCTTCTTCCGGAGCGTGGAGATCAACAACTCCTTTTACAAACTGCCCTCCGCCGATACGTTCGCTAACTGGCGTAAGTCTGTGCCGGATGATTTCCTGTTCGCGGTGAAGGCGAGCCGCTACATCACGCACATGAAGAAGCTGAAGGATCCGCAGGAGAGCATTGGCCGCTTTTTCGGGAACGCCAACGCCCTGGAGGAAAAGTTGGGCCCGGTGCTCTTCCAGCTGCCGCCGGGCTGGGCGGTAAACATAGACAGGCTGCGGGAATTCCTGCAACTGCTGCCCCCCTACTACCGCTACACCTTCGAGTTCAGGCATCCCAGCTGGTACGCCCCGGAAGTGCTGGAACTGCTCCGGAGCTTTAACGCCGCATTTTGTATCTATGAACTGGAGTGGCATCAGTCGCCGCTGGAGGTGACGGCCGATTTTGTGTATGTGCGGCTGCACGGGCCGGAGGCAAAGTACCAGGGCAGCTACACCGACGAAACGCTGCGCTGGTGGGCGTCGAACTGCCTGGCGTGGCAGAAACAGGGCCTGTCGGTTTATATATACTTCGACAACGACCAGCTGGGCTACGCCGCCTTCAACGCCCGGCGGCTGCAGGAACTGGTGCAGGAACAGCGCTGACGAAATGGCCAGAAATTGTATCCTCCCCGGCCTGAAAACAATGTACAAAGCCACTGGTTTTCTATGTAAGCTGCGGGTTGCGTCGTAAATTTGCCTCCAACATTTGTAGCAACAAAAATTTAGAATGATGAGTGATATAACAACAGATGTATGCATCGTGGGCGCAGGTCCTGTGGGGCTGTTCGCCGTGTTTGAGGCCGGTCTGCTGAAGATGCGCTGCCACGTGGTGGATGCGCTGCCGGCCGTGGGCGGGCAGCTCTCCGAAATTTACCCCAAGAAACCCATCTATGACATTCCGGGCTATCCGGAGATACTGGCCGCTGACCTGGTGAAGAACCTGGAGCAGCAGATTGCCCCCTTCCACCCTACCTTTACGCTGGGGGAGCGCGTGGAGTACCTGGACAAACTGGACGATGGCTCCTTTATAGTGACGACAGTGGAAGGCACTCAGATTGCCTGCAAGGTGGTGGTGATAGCCGGTGGGCTGGGTTCTTTTGAGCCCCGCAAGCCCGCCATCGAAAACCTGGAGAAGTTCGAGGGCCACGGCGTTACCTATATGGTGCGCGACCCGGAGCTTTTCCGCGACAAGCGCGTGGTGCTGGCCGGCGGCGGCGACTCCGCCCTCGACTGGGCTATATACCTGGCGGGCCTCTGCAAAGAACTGACGCTGGTGCATCGCGGCACCGCGTTCAGGGGGGCGCCGGAGTCGGCGGCCAAAGTGACCAGCATGGCGGAAGAAGGCCAGATAAAGCTCATCCTGAAGTCGAACGTGACGGAGGTACACGGGGAGGAAGACCTGCAGGCGGTGACGGTGCTGGTGGACAACGCCACCCCTTACGAGATTGAGGCGGACTATTTCATCCCGCTGTTCGGGCTGGTGCCCAAGCTGGGGCCGCTCGAGAACTGGGGCCTGGACCTGGACAAGAATGCCATCGTGGTGGACACTGAGGACTACTCCACCAACATCCCCGGCGTGTACGCCATCGGCGACATCAACACCTATCCGGGCAAGCTCAAGCTGATTCTCTGCGGCTTCCACGAGGCGGCCCTGATGGCGCAGAGTGCCTACAATATCCTCAACCCGGGCAAGAAATTCGTTTTGAAGTACACCACCGTGAACGGTATACAGGAACTACAGGTATGACAGACACGATCACCATCTATGTAGAGCTGAAGGGCGAGCGCATCCCGCTGGAGGCCCCCACGGATATGGGTCTTACAGTGATGGAAGTGCTGAAAGCGAATGAGTTCGATGTGCAGGCCCTTTGCGGCGGCATGGCCATCTGCGCCACCTGCCACGTGGAGGTGCTGGAGAGCGGCGAGCTGCCCGAAATGAGCGACGACGAAGCCTATATGCTGGAGTCGCTGCCCCACGCCACAGAAAGCAGCCGCCTGAGCTGCCAGCTGCGCGTGAAACCCGAACTGGACGGCCTGGTGGTGCGCATTATGCCCGAGGCGTAACGAATTATATATAACAGCAGAGGCGGCGTGTCTGCTGCTGTGTAGCTGAAAAATCCAAAACAGGCACTGCAGAAGCGGTGCCTGTTTCTAATTACAGCACAGAGCGCCTGGCATATAACGTAAGAACGTGCATAATCAAGGACGTGCATGATATAGAAGCAGATTGGTTTTACAATGGAGACTGGCTGTTCTGCTTTATATCGCGGTCAATTTCCCTCTGCTGCCTTTATATATAAACCTATCCCTACCACCCGCTGGCCAGCACGTCGGCGATGTGCATGGTTTTGATGGGTTTGTTCTGCCGCTGTATATAGGCCTCGAGGTGCATCAAGCAACTGGTGTCTGTCGAAATGATATAATCCGCCCCGGTGGCGAGGGCGTTTTCCACTTTCTGCTCGGCCATGGCCGTGGAGATAGCCTCAAACTTTACCGCGAAGGTGCCGCCGAAGCCGCAGCAGGTTTCCGTGTCTTCCATCTCCACCAGTTCCAGCCCCTCCACATTGCCCAACAGGGCGCGCGGCCCCTCCTTGATGCCGCACTCGCGCAGCCCGCTGCAGGAGTCGTGGTAGGTGTAGCGGCCATACAGAGCGGCACCCGGAATGTCCGTTATCCCCAGTACATCGGTCAGGAATTCCGTCAGCTCATATACTTTCTTCTGCATGGTCCGGTACTTCACCAGGCTCGACGACTTCACAAAAATATCCTGGTAAGCGTTGCGCACCATGCCCACGCAGGAGGCCGAAGGCGCCACGATGTACTGGGAGGTCTCGTTGGAGAAATCCTCCAGGAATTTGCCTGCCACCTCGCGGGCCTCGTCAAAAAACCCGGCGTTAAAGGCAGGCTGTCCGCAGCATGTCTGGTTGGGGTTGTAATGCACCTCGCACCCAACTTTCTCCAGCACTTTTACCATGTTCATACCCGTCTCCGGGTACAGCTGGTCCACAAAACACGGGATAAATATATCTACTATGATTCTTCTTGCCATAATCAGGAAAACACAGCGGCTGACTGCGCCATGGCGGCGGCAAACGCTGCTTTGTTCAGGTTCAAATGTAAGCCAATATTTTCGAAGTAAGCGACCAAATTTTCGGTGGGCATGTTGCCCGTCAACTCCTCCATCGCCATAGGGCATCCCCCGTAGCCGCGCAGGGCGCCATCAAAGCGGCGGCAGCCCGCCTTATACGCAGCCGCCACCTTCTCCTCCCAGGCAGCCGGGGTGGTGTGCAGGTGCGCGCCAAACTCAATACCCTTAAACGCAGGAATAAGATGCCCGAACAGGTACGAAATATTTTCAGGGGTGGAGACGCCGACCGTGTCCGAGAGGGATATGATTCCGACCTGCAGCCGGTGCAGTTCCTCCACAAACCGGATGACTGTGTCCGCATCCCAGGGGTCGTTGTAGGGGTTGCCGAAGCCCATGGAGATATAAGTGACGAGGGTTTTGCCGTGGCGGTGGCACACGTCCTGTATATGGACCAGTTGCTGCATGGCCTCCGCAATGCTTTTGTTGGTGTTGCGCTGCTGGAACGTCTCCGACACCGAAAGCGGGAACCCTATATAGCTGATCGGCTCG
This window of the Pontibacter russatus genome carries:
- a CDS encoding (Fe-S)-binding protein; the protein is MARRIIVDIFIPCFVDQLYPETGMNMVKVLEKVGCEVHYNPNQTCCGQPAFNAGFFDEAREVAGKFLEDFSNETSQYIVAPSASCVGMVRNAYQDIFVKSSSLVKYRTMQKKVYELTEFLTDVLGITDIPGAALYGRYTYHDSCSGLRECGIKEGPRALLGNVEGLELVEMEDTETCCGFGGTFAVKFEAISTAMAEQKVENALATGADYIISTDTSCLMHLEAYIQRQNKPIKTMHIADVLASGW
- a CDS encoding 2Fe-2S iron-sulfur cluster-binding protein yields the protein MTDTITIYVELKGERIPLEAPTDMGLTVMEVLKANEFDVQALCGGMAICATCHVEVLESGELPEMSDDEAYMLESLPHATESSRLSCQLRVKPELDGLVVRIMPEA
- a CDS encoding DUF72 domain-containing protein gives rise to the protein MEHQLYIGTSGWHYKHWMGTFYPPEVKPKQFTDYYTRFFRSVEINNSFYKLPSADTFANWRKSVPDDFLFAVKASRYITHMKKLKDPQESIGRFFGNANALEEKLGPVLFQLPPGWAVNIDRLREFLQLLPPYYRYTFEFRHPSWYAPEVLELLRSFNAAFCIYELEWHQSPLEVTADFVYVRLHGPEAKYQGSYTDETLRWWASNCLAWQKQGLSVYIYFDNDQLGYAAFNARRLQELVQEQR
- a CDS encoding hydroxymethylglutaryl-CoA lyase — encoded protein: MNIAPVKLIECPRDAMQGLKEFIPTTQKVAYINQLLKVGFDTIDFGSFVSPKAVPQMSDTAEVLANLDLEETPSKLLAIVANVRGAEEAAAHEPISYIGFPLSVSETFQQRNTNKSIAEAMQQLVHIQDVCHRHGKTLVTYISMGFGNPYNDPWDADTVIRFVEELHRLQVGIISLSDTVGVSTPENISYLFGHLIPAFKGIEFGAHLHTTPAAWEEKVAAAYKAGCRRFDGALRGYGGCPMAMEELTGNMPTENLVAYFENIGLHLNLNKAAFAAAMAQSAAVFS
- a CDS encoding NAD(P)/FAD-dependent oxidoreductase — encoded protein: MSDITTDVCIVGAGPVGLFAVFEAGLLKMRCHVVDALPAVGGQLSEIYPKKPIYDIPGYPEILAADLVKNLEQQIAPFHPTFTLGERVEYLDKLDDGSFIVTTVEGTQIACKVVVIAGGLGSFEPRKPAIENLEKFEGHGVTYMVRDPELFRDKRVVLAGGGDSALDWAIYLAGLCKELTLVHRGTAFRGAPESAAKVTSMAEEGQIKLILKSNVTEVHGEEDLQAVTVLVDNATPYEIEADYFIPLFGLVPKLGPLENWGLDLDKNAIVVDTEDYSTNIPGVYAIGDINTYPGKLKLILCGFHEAALMAQSAYNILNPGKKFVLKYTTVNGIQELQV